AGTTTTTACATACATCGCTACATCTTCGTATTGCGTTTATTTATTCCACAGACCGTTTTTTACCCTGTGGAACTCGGGAACAAACTTTATAAATTCTCCAATTTTACGCGATGTTATTATGGTGTTTATATCTATTCCCCTGTTATTTTTTGTTTCATACCATGTTCAAACAATGGAACAAAACTTGAAGAGCAGTATCTCCCACAGAAAATTCCCTGGAAAAAACCTGTCTTTCACAGGATTTTTTACAGGTTTTAATAAATGAGAAATGAGAATGAGAAATGAGAACGAGAATTCAGAAGCTTGTCGGCATTGAGGATGGGAAAAGACAGGGTAATAAAAGAAGAGGATAACAAGGAACAGAATTCATAAGATGAAAGGATTTCATTTGTGTGATGAAAACACTTATAATTGGACAAGCATGATATATTTATAAAGGTGAGTAATTTGTTATCCACATTACCAATAGACCTTAAGAACGTAGCAGAAGAAGATATAGATAAAGAAATCCTCAGAGCAGGAATTATTGCCGAGCTGGATACCGTAAACCTTTACGAACAGATGGCAACCCTAACAAAAAATAATGACATAAAAACAATTCTCCTGGACATTGCAAAAGAAGAAAAAACGCATATAGGAGAGTTTCAGACCCTCCTCCTAAGGTTTGACCCCCAGCAAAAAGAAGAACTGGAAGCCGGAGCTGAAGAGGTAGAAGAAGAGTTATCCAAATAAATTAAATTGGTTTTTGGCTTTCCAGAAAGCTTCTGGAAAATCCAACTTTTAAATGTTTTAGTAATCTGACCTTTTTTACATCCGGTACTTCAGGGTTCAGCAAAATAAATCATTTTTAGATTCGGACAATACATATCAAGCTCAAACTGGATTTTCTCTATAAGTTTCCTGCAGCAAGTTCCTGTAACTCCGTAATTTTACTCCAGTATTCCTATAAGGACCTCTAGCTCAATTCCGTCATGGATGATTTTTTTTTCGCAGGCCATGTGAGATATTCCTGACAAGCTCTTCTTCATTTAAAGAATCCTGTATATTTTCAACCACATATCTGCAAACCTGCCTCTCCCTTTCAAAATACAGATGTTTCAGAGCAGACAACCTTCGGACAATCTTATATTAAGGGGGTACACTTACTCAGAAAATTTTAAATATTATAAAAATAAATAAGAATTAACAAGTTATATAATAACTTGGAAAAACAAAAAAACGGAAAAACAAAAAAACGGAAAAACGGAAAAACGGAAAAACGGAAAAACGGAAAAACGGAAAAACGGAAAAATGGAAAAATGGAAAAATAGAAAAATAGAAAAACACACATGAAATTCTTCGAATAACATGCCCAAATAAATGAAAGTCCTTTTCACTTACCTTTTTTGTATATTAACTCCATCATTCTCTTAGGACAGGAAAGTTGTCTTTTATTTGGCTCTTCGAAGCCGTAGAAAAACTAACCATTGAATTGCCCTCGAAGGCTCAAATGTGACTTTGATCACGGATGCCAAATTGCCTTTTAGGTAATTCTACTGTCCTATAAATGATGGAGTAATGTAAATTGGCAGGAGAAATAAACAAATCTTGCGGTTTAGATATCCACAAAAGTTTTTTGATTGCTACTATCCTCAGCAGATCCGGTGAAAAACAGCAACAGCGTATCAAGAGAGACGATGATGGAATTTTAAGCCTTAGAAATTGGGTTACATCAGAAAAATGTGACGTTGTTGCATGTGAATCAACAAGTGACTTTTGGGTCCCTATTCATGATTCATTGATAAAACATCTGCCTTTTATAGTTGGAAATGCTCGCGACATGAAAGCATTTACACATAAAAAGACAGATAAAATAGATTCCGAAGTCATTGCAAAACTTGCACTGAATGGCATGGTTCAACCATCAAGAGTTTTCCCAAAAAAACACAGAGAATATCGTTCATACATTCGGCTTCGCCACAAACTTGTACAAAAAAGAACGGATATAAAAAATGAAGCTCATGCCATTCTCGCACCTGAAATGTTTAATCTAAAAGATGTGCTGACAGACATTTTTGGAAAAAATGGTAGAGAGATATTATCAGGAATCTCTTCAGGTAAAAATGTTGACCAGATTATACAAAACCTTTCTCCAAATGTTCGTAAAAAAAGCGCTCAGATCCGAGAGCTTCTGGACAGAGAAATCTCCCAGAGTGCTGCAATCAGGCTTCAGATATGTTTGAAGCTAATAAAGAATTTTGACGATTCAATCGAACTTTTGGGAAAGGAAATTTTCAATTATGCTTATGGAAATCATAAGCGAGAAATGGAAATTTTAAAATCTGTTCCAGGCATAGGGGAACTTGGTGCGGCAACTTTAATCGCTGAAATAGGTGATTTCAAAGATTTTGCTTCAGGGGACAAGCTTGCTTCATGGCTTGGACTGGTTCCTAATGTGTACCAATCTGCAGATAAATACCACAATGGAAGGATCACTAAGAGAGGATCAAAGGTAGCAAGGTGGATTCTAATACAGATTGCTCAAGCAGCAGCAAGAACAAAAAATAGCAAGTTAAAAGAGTTTTTTAACAGAAAAAAGAAGTCAATTGGACATGCAAAGGCGATTGTTGCCCTGGCAAGGAAAATTGCAACGATAATATGGCACCTTATCACAAATGATGAGATGTACGAAGATGAAACGGGATATATCAAGGGAGAAGTTCAAAGGAGGAAGATTGTTGAGACCGAGATATTTTCGGTTGATGAACGTATCTCAATAATTAGTGAAATATTCGCAATTGTTGAAAAAAAGAAACCTGACATTAAGTGAAGGCGAAGTATCCTCACGTCCACATTCCGGACCCTGGCTTCTATTTAACAGGACAAAAATGCTATATTTGCTTCCAACATAATCAGAAATTCTGAATGAGGGTCCGGAGTGTGAAATCAGAGGTACTTTCATGCCAAATAGAAAAATAGAAAAATGGAAAAATGGAAAAATGGAAAAACGGATTTCCAGCTAATTAAATATTCATGAGATTGGGAAAGAACTAAACTCTAAACTCCTATTTTATTCTTAACCAATTGTTTGTAAACATACACCGATATGCCGATAAAAACAAAACTGTTCATACACATATATTTGATTCAAATTCTTGAAACTTTTATTGATACGAGAATAAAATTGGTTTTGAGATAAGCTCAACTACTGATACTCCCATTATGCTTATAATCTACACTTCATCCAGGTATCTCTGCAGCTTATCCGCAAGTTTGCCAATATGAATACCATCAACAAA
The Methanosarcina sp. WWM596 DNA segment above includes these coding regions:
- a CDS encoding ferritin family protein, whose product is MLSTLPIDLKNVAEEDIDKEILRAGIIAELDTVNLYEQMATLTKNNDIKTILLDIAKEEKTHIGEFQTLLLRFDPQQKEELEAGAEEVEEELSK
- a CDS encoding IS110 family transposase; the protein is MAGEINKSCGLDIHKSFLIATILSRSGEKQQQRIKRDDDGILSLRNWVTSEKCDVVACESTSDFWVPIHDSLIKHLPFIVGNARDMKAFTHKKTDKIDSEVIAKLALNGMVQPSRVFPKKHREYRSYIRLRHKLVQKRTDIKNEAHAILAPEMFNLKDVLTDIFGKNGREILSGISSGKNVDQIIQNLSPNVRKKSAQIRELLDREISQSAAIRLQICLKLIKNFDDSIELLGKEIFNYAYGNHKREMEILKSVPGIGELGAATLIAEIGDFKDFASGDKLASWLGLVPNVYQSADKYHNGRITKRGSKVARWILIQIAQAAARTKNSKLKEFFNRKKKSIGHAKAIVALARKIATIIWHLITNDEMYEDETGYIKGEVQRRKIVETEIFSVDERISIISEIFAIVEKKKPDIK